The following proteins come from a genomic window of Dysidea avara chromosome 12, odDysAvar1.4, whole genome shotgun sequence:
- the LOC136240010 gene encoding early growth response protein 1-like isoform X1, with amino-acid sequence MLKSTSAHFVGQLKSLLKILLVIVSQKKQLVKKSGDTYAHSLVGIDFSNPEHIFDFSAGLPPKKTLSLNGKFHRKLRAKPCILLSELEIMPPDEDGEVKVRERKFKCKLCGEKFYRSTHLTRHMLVHTGEKPYSCHICRRRFARCDYKQAHVYTHRRDKVHSCPICGEVYHDLTSYADHCGSHPDNEYLQLCKQEEALKAQRKIAANNIKLSTTNQPVIAKESASSSKPIDKEDDISTIQNPIYSMSCGLPPETSAPTAANGSPNGYPTFPVYILAYSSEDTAFTSISQLPPLLVPINQSTEVN; translated from the exons ATGCTAAAGTCTACTTCTGCGCATTTTGTCGGACAACTGAAATCTTTATTAAAGATACTGTTGGTCATAGTTAGTCAGAAGAAACAGCTGGTGAAGAAAA GTGGAGACACCTATGCTCATTCACTTGTGGGTATAGATTTTTCAAATCCTGAACACATCTTCGATTTTAGTGCTGGCCTACCACCTAAGAAAACTCTTTCATTAAATGGCAAATTTCATCGTAAACTTAGAGCTAAGCCATGTATATTGCTATCTGAATTAGAGATAATGCCACCTGACGAGGATGGAGAAGTTAAAGTACGTGAGAGGAAGTTCAAATGCAAGTTGTGTGGTGAGAAGTTTTATCGATCAACTCATCTGACTAGACACATGTTGGTACACACCGGAGAAAAACCATACAGCTGTCACATTTGCAGAAGAAGATTTGCAAGGTGTGATTACAAACAGGCTCACGTTTATACCCACAGAAGAGATAAAGTACACAGTTGTCCTATTTGTGGTGAGGTGTATCATGACTTGACCAGTTATGCTGACCACTGTGGATCACACCCTGATAATGAATATCTCCAATTGTGTAAGCAGGAGGAAGCTCTTAAAGCTCAAAGGAAGATTGCAGCAAATAACATTAAGTTGTCTACTACAAATCAACCTGTTATTGCCAAAGAGTCAGCTTCTTCTAGTAAACCCATTGATAAGGAGGATGATATTTCTACTATTCAGAATCCAATATATTCAATGAGCTGTGGACTCCCACCAGAAACAAGCGCACCTACTGCAGCTAATGGGTCCCCCAATGGCTACCCTACGTTTCCTGTGTACATCTTAGCATATTCTTCTGAAGACACAGCATTTACGTCCATAAGCCAGTTACCACCTTTGCTGGTTCCTATAAACCAAAGCACTGAAGTGAACTAG
- the LOC136240010 gene encoding early growth response protein 1-like isoform X2: MSNESSTANTGGDTYAHSLVGIDFSNPEHIFDFSAGLPPKKTLSLNGKFHRKLRAKPCILLSELEIMPPDEDGEVKVRERKFKCKLCGEKFYRSTHLTRHMLVHTGEKPYSCHICRRRFARCDYKQAHVYTHRRDKVHSCPICGEVYHDLTSYADHCGSHPDNEYLQLCKQEEALKAQRKIAANNIKLSTTNQPVIAKESASSSKPIDKEDDISTIQNPIYSMSCGLPPETSAPTAANGSPNGYPTFPVYILAYSSEDTAFTSISQLPPLLVPINQSTEVN; the protein is encoded by the exons ATGTCAAACGAATCAAGTACAGCAAATACAG GTGGAGACACCTATGCTCATTCACTTGTGGGTATAGATTTTTCAAATCCTGAACACATCTTCGATTTTAGTGCTGGCCTACCACCTAAGAAAACTCTTTCATTAAATGGCAAATTTCATCGTAAACTTAGAGCTAAGCCATGTATATTGCTATCTGAATTAGAGATAATGCCACCTGACGAGGATGGAGAAGTTAAAGTACGTGAGAGGAAGTTCAAATGCAAGTTGTGTGGTGAGAAGTTTTATCGATCAACTCATCTGACTAGACACATGTTGGTACACACCGGAGAAAAACCATACAGCTGTCACATTTGCAGAAGAAGATTTGCAAGGTGTGATTACAAACAGGCTCACGTTTATACCCACAGAAGAGATAAAGTACACAGTTGTCCTATTTGTGGTGAGGTGTATCATGACTTGACCAGTTATGCTGACCACTGTGGATCACACCCTGATAATGAATATCTCCAATTGTGTAAGCAGGAGGAAGCTCTTAAAGCTCAAAGGAAGATTGCAGCAAATAACATTAAGTTGTCTACTACAAATCAACCTGTTATTGCCAAAGAGTCAGCTTCTTCTAGTAAACCCATTGATAAGGAGGATGATATTTCTACTATTCAGAATCCAATATATTCAATGAGCTGTGGACTCCCACCAGAAACAAGCGCACCTACTGCAGCTAATGGGTCCCCCAATGGCTACCCTACGTTTCCTGTGTACATCTTAGCATATTCTTCTGAAGACACAGCATTTACGTCCATAAGCCAGTTACCACCTTTGCTGGTTCCTATAAACCAAAGCACTGAAGTGAACTAG